The genomic DNA CACCTCTTAAAGGCGCACAATTGTGTCGTTTTCAGGATTCATCATGCTTTAGGGGATGGGTTTTCGTTGATGTCCATGTTGATGGCTGGAAGCGGGAAGGTAGATGTTCCCGCGGCGGTTCCTCCCATTAAGACTGAGGGAATTAAGAGCGGGAAAAGAAGGGACAGGTTCTGGTTGTTAAGTCTTCTCTGGGGGGTTTTAAGATGGTCCGTTACACTTTGGTGTTTGTGCTGGAGTTTGTGGTGAGGAGCTTGTTTGTGTGCGACCGGAAAACAGTGATATCAGGCGGAGATGGCGTCGAACTCTGGCCGAGGAAATTGGCCACCGCTAAGTTCTTACTTGAAGACATGAAGGAGGTTAAAAGGGCTATTCCAAATACAGTAAGTAACTAGAATACGAATATCTGTTCCATAGCTATCGGTACCGGTAATGCCACCAGTTCCCTAGTCATCCGGTTTTGATTAAAcagattatatatttttaaaatttttaattaaaacttttGATTCTCGATCCAATCAATTAACTAAAATTTACCTTTTGTATTTCAAGTTCATGTATAAATGTTGGAATTTTTTGACCTTAAGCAAATTTGCAGACCATTAATGATGTTCTGCTTGCAATGGTGTCATCTGGGCTATCAAGATACTTAGAGCACCGAACACCAGACGGTAATCTTACTTCATAAACATTAATCAAACCAGGCAATAAATAATGATTTTTCGAATTATGCTTCTTTTATTGTTAGTCATTATTCTATTTCAATAAGCATTGCTTTTGTCTAGGTACGAGCATTGCATAGAATACACTATCTGTATCAGGCTTTTAGAAGTTTCAAACTGTTCCTTCTGTGATGCTTTTTTGAAACCCTATGACTCAAGATAAGAAACCTATTTTTTCCTGCATATTTAGGGTGCTATGGTAAATCATGTTTATTGATTTTTCTTGTAGGTTCAGAGTGATCATCATGAGGTTGTTGCTGATTTGGTACAGACAGGTTTTCTCTAAAGAATTATTGTTTTTATGATTGTAGCTACTGGTGCCGATGGTAGTACAAAGTGTGAGTGAAATGGTAGAGAAATGGGGGAGGAGCAGATCCGGGGAGATTGAAATTGAAGTTTGCGAATGGTTTCAGAGACTTACGGAAGATGTGATAATGCGTACAGTGTTTGGGAGCTGGTATGAAGATGATGATGGGAAAGCCATTTTTCGtttacaagcacaacaaatggtgCTTGCTACTCAGGCTTTGCGAATTGTTTCCTTACCTGCCAATAGGTAATAAAAATCATACTCCTTTTTGTTCAGCACCTGTTCTCTTTTCCACAACTCTAATTATGGAGTACTACTAAATGTATAAATCTAGTATCATGTAACGTAGGTTTCATCATTTAATAGCATTACCTTAATGTCGGGCAGTCCAACACTGCTTATCTATAGGGAACCATATAATTTGGTTTTTAGTTCAGAAATCATGGTATCCATGTAATATTTGTCTGCTTATAGTTCATGTGGTACCAATTCTGATAGTTGTAAGAATATGATATTTGTTTCATTGTTTCTGATACAACTGATCCACAAATTTGCTCCGATATATAGTGGCAGAGAATTATAAAGCATATATCATGATGATGATATTGAAGAGAAGGTTCATTTTTGTACGTTAAGCCTATAGCAATTGACCAAGATATTTGATCCTTATATGATCTTGGTGTGAGGCATTGTATGCATATAAAGTTCAGTTCTGAGTTTCTTTTTATCTTCTCAATCATTTGGTTAATCGGATTTTAATCATGAAATATATTTGTTTTCTTGGTTTATTCAATGTTGTTATGCTGAGTGCTTAGTTTCTGTTGTGTTTTATAGGTCCTTCTCTGGAAAAGGATTGCGTTTTTTGTTGAGTTCAGATCAACAGGACTGAATCAGATTTGAAGTTCTAAATATTTTGAAGCATGTAACCTTTGGTGACAACAGCGTGCAGTCCTTGCATCTGGCTTAGAAATTGTAATACTTTGTGTgtctgtgtgtgtgtgtgttttttatgtattaaattacatattgaatcagTGTTTatctattaaatttaatttattaatttttatatttaattttgaagtttaaattttaatggaaaatttaatttaattaatatttttatttatcctttaaagtatatagtttaaagttcaaatttcaaaaattaaacataatataatatttaacataaaaataaatattatttaattaaaataaaataattttttaaagttcatgATTTTTAGCTTTgtgagaaaagcgccgctaaaggtcatggtctttaaTAGCGTTTGTaaaaaaagtgccgctaaaagtcatggtttttagcggcgtttttaggaaagcgctgctaaaggtcatggtctttagcggcgtttgtaaaaaaagcgccgctaaaagtcatggttTTTAGcggtatttttttaaataaacgccacaaatttttcGGCGCTTGCTATAGCGGCGCTTAAAAACGTagctaaaggcaaaaaaaaacgctgctaaaagtcTGTTCTCCTGTAGtggggcatgtgtcttagccgtgtaaggaacatggcctagtacacaggcatgtgtcctGGTCGTGGGAAAACTGCACCTAATTTTCGAAAAATAAATTGACCACACTGTCTAACACATAGacatgtggc from Gossypium arboreum isolate Shixiya-1 chromosome 9, ASM2569848v2, whole genome shotgun sequence includes the following:
- the LOC108457016 gene encoding cytochrome P450 734A1-like; translation: MVRYTLVFVLEFVVRSLFVCDRKTVISGGDGVELWPRKLATAKFLLEDMKEVKRAIPNTLLVPMVVQSVSEMVEKWGRSRSGEIEIEVCEWFQRLTEDVIMRTVFGSWYEDDDGKAIFRLQAQQMVLATQALRIVSLPANRSFSGKGLRFLLSSDQQD